The DNA region TTTTTAGCCCAGTCAGTTATATCTTTAAAGACGCCCTTAGAGGCAAGATCAATAAAGTAGGCTCCACTTATTAGCATCACATCTGGTGCATTTCCAGCTGCAATTCGGTTTTGTAGTTGTTGCCAATAAGCTCCCCAGGCAGCAGATTCTAAATTAACAAATATTTTATTTTGGGACTGATTAAAGGCGTCAACGATTTTTCTCTCTACTTCAATTTCCCTTATATCTCCCCATCTCATGTAAGTAATTTGGATTTTGCTCTGTCCAAGAGCTGAAAGAGACAATAGGATTAAACTAATTAGTGAAATAAATAAAAATTTTCTCATAGAAACACCTCCCTATTATTTTAGTCCTGCTTGGAGCATAATACCCTCAATAATATACTTTTGAGTAAGTAGGAATAGGAGCAATATAGGAAGCACTGCAATGGTAGATCCAGCCATAATATAGTTCCAATATCCAAAACTTTGTCCTTGAAGGAAGGACAAGCCAGCAGTAATAGTCATTTTATTTATATCGTTTAGATAGATTAGGGGACCAAGAAAGTAGTTCCATTGATTTATAAAAGTTAGAAGAGCTACTGTTACAGTTACAGGCAAAGATAAGGGGACATATATCCTATAAAAAATTTGCCAAAAAGAAGCTCCATCAATTCTTGCAGATTCAAAGTAGGATTTAGGAACACTTCTGTAGAATTGTCTTAAAAGAAAGATCATGTATGGTGCACCTGTAAAGGTAGGTACCCATAATGGCTTTAAAGTGTTGATCCATCCCAAGTACCTAAAAAGAATGTATTGGGGAATCATGGTAACGTGAAATGGAACCATCATTGTGAGAAGCAATATGGAAAACCAAAAACCTTTACCTTTAAAGTTCATCATGGCAAAGGCAAAAGCAACAATAGATGAAGATAATAGTACACCAATGGTAGAAACAATAGAGAGGAATAAAGAATTTTTAAGCCAAGCAATAACTGGTGCAATTTGAAATAACTCCTTATAATTTTCCCATCTTAGCTTTGAAGGAAAGAGGGTAGGTGGAAATTTAAAAATCTCCCCCCAATCTTTTAGAGATGTAAA from Dictyoglomus turgidum DSM 6724 includes:
- a CDS encoding carbohydrate ABC transporter permease — its product is MNKTKLEGINNLILILILFGIGVLMLLPFIWMFFTSLKDWGEIFKFPPTLFPSKLRWENYKELFQIAPVIAWLKNSLFLSIVSTIGVLLSSSIVAFAFAMMNFKGKGFWFSILLLTMMVPFHVTMIPQYILFRYLGWINTLKPLWVPTFTGAPYMIFLLRQFYRSVPKSYFESARIDGASFWQIFYRIYVPLSLPVTVTVALLTFINQWNYFLGPLIYLNDINKMTITAGLSFLQGQSFGYWNYIMAGSTIAVLPILLLFLLTQKYIIEGIMLQAGLK